The following are from one region of the Spirochaetae bacterium HGW-Spirochaetae-1 genome:
- a CDS encoding long-chain fatty acid--CoA ligase, with product MRDHILKRKLLQEGSMFLQDHNKTAFIYDDVHISYRVLMSRVVFYDSLYKIRKGDRVAVLSENRPEWIYAFYSAWKKGGITVPLDFALSVESLTEILKDCSPKVIFCSDKEEETVKKAVKKARLAVKILVFERMAMPTHIEFDDFTIPVSGSMEDLALIMYTSGTTGNPKGVMLTYNNLMASIESLVAMNMLRKNDILIGLLPFYHILPLQGLVVGTCVVGYTVVLVKSLAAEDILKALQKYRVTMFLGVPRLYELFHRGIMTKVNASPVGRVLFALASRIDSLSFSRALFKKVHDSFGGNVHAYLTGGAKMEPRIMDDLWHLGFKMVEGYGSTETAPLIAFNPFEKVKRGSVGIPMAGTSVKIVDDEIVVKGRNVMKGYYNNRRDTDRALRDGWYYTGDTGHIDDEGYLTVTGRKDDIIVLANGENINPEEVELSIMKLSPLVQDIGVTELNGQLAAFVYPNFDMFRKENIINIFETIKVKVIENYNRTAANYRRILHVKIVKDEFPKTRLGKLKRYMLKELLHDKHVRRDYDDEPVFREYAILKKFLREMKGFVPVKTDHLEIDLGLDSLDKVELQTFVERNFGLFLSDEEMASHATVLSMAELIRDGKVRVSNEEFNWGKILLQENTFRLPEGHLRLRGLRSFARLLLHWFFEIRVRGLESIPGNPFILVANHQSYLDVLILLTILPVELLENTYFLMKDNPRRSKILGFLSRGRNIIIVNIDRDLRGSLQKAARVLEKGKNLVIFPEGIRTRTGAMQPFKKLFSILSREFNAPVVPLAIKGAYALMPYGKVLPSRGCIEFIFSEEIYPGKMSYDKLTRKVESHIGAIVEALEGEKIGAKK from the coding sequence ATGCGGGATCATATCTTAAAAAGAAAATTATTACAGGAAGGTAGCATGTTTCTGCAGGACCATAATAAAACGGCCTTTATCTACGATGATGTGCACATATCCTACCGTGTGCTCATGTCCAGGGTTGTCTTTTATGATTCTCTGTATAAAATAAGGAAGGGTGACCGCGTGGCGGTTTTATCGGAAAACCGTCCCGAGTGGATTTACGCCTTTTATTCCGCCTGGAAAAAAGGGGGCATAACGGTGCCCCTGGATTTCGCCCTGAGTGTCGAGTCCCTCACGGAGATATTGAAGGATTGTTCTCCAAAGGTTATATTCTGTTCCGATAAAGAAGAGGAAACTGTCAAAAAGGCCGTTAAAAAGGCCAGGCTTGCGGTAAAAATCCTTGTCTTTGAGCGCATGGCCATGCCCACACATATCGAGTTTGATGATTTCACCATACCGGTTTCGGGTAGTATGGAAGACCTGGCCCTCATCATGTATACCTCGGGGACCACGGGGAATCCTAAGGGCGTTATGCTAACCTATAATAATCTCATGGCCAGCATTGAAAGCCTCGTTGCAATGAACATGCTGCGGAAAAATGACATTCTTATCGGCCTCCTTCCCTTTTATCATATACTGCCCCTCCAGGGCCTGGTGGTGGGGACCTGCGTGGTGGGATATACCGTTGTCCTGGTGAAAAGCCTCGCCGCCGAGGATATACTCAAGGCGCTGCAGAAATACCGGGTTACCATGTTTCTCGGCGTTCCCCGCCTCTACGAACTTTTTCACCGCGGCATCATGACCAAGGTCAATGCCAGCCCCGTGGGGCGCGTCCTCTTCGCCCTGGCCTCGCGGATCGACAGCCTTTCCTTCAGCAGGGCCCTGTTTAAGAAGGTTCATGACTCCTTTGGCGGCAATGTCCACGCTTATCTCACGGGAGGGGCGAAGATGGAACCCAGGATCATGGACGATCTCTGGCACCTGGGATTCAAGATGGTAGAGGGGTATGGATCGACGGAGACGGCGCCCCTCATAGCCTTCAATCCCTTTGAAAAAGTCAAACGGGGATCCGTGGGCATCCCCATGGCCGGGACCTCGGTGAAGATCGTCGATGACGAGATCGTGGTAAAGGGACGCAATGTCATGAAGGGATATTATAACAACCGCAGGGACACGGACCGGGCTCTCAGGGACGGATGGTATTATACGGGTGATACGGGACACATCGATGATGAAGGGTATCTCACGGTCACGGGACGCAAGGACGACATAATCGTGCTTGCCAACGGGGAGAATATCAATCCCGAGGAGGTTGAACTCAGCATCATGAAACTCTCTCCCCTGGTGCAGGATATCGGCGTGACGGAGTTGAACGGCCAGCTGGCGGCCTTTGTCTATCCAAATTTCGATATGTTCCGGAAGGAAAATATCATCAACATTTTCGAGACCATCAAGGTGAAGGTCATAGAGAACTATAACAGGACGGCGGCCAATTACCGGCGCATTCTTCATGTCAAGATCGTCAAGGACGAGTTTCCCAAAACACGTCTGGGAAAACTGAAACGCTATATGCTGAAGGAGCTGCTCCATGATAAACATGTCCGGCGCGATTACGATGATGAGCCGGTATTTCGCGAGTATGCCATACTCAAGAAATTTCTCCGGGAGATGAAGGGATTCGTTCCCGTAAAAACCGATCACCTGGAAATCGACCTGGGACTGGACTCCCTGGACAAGGTCGAACTGCAGACCTTCGTGGAAAGGAATTTCGGCCTGTTTCTCTCCGACGAGGAGATGGCCTCCCATGCCACGGTACTTTCCATGGCAGAACTTATCCGTGACGGCAAGGTGCGCGTGAGCAATGAGGAATTTAACTGGGGGAAAATACTTTTGCAGGAAAACACCTTCAGGCTTCCCGAAGGGCATCTCAGGCTCAGGGGACTCCGGTCCTTTGCCCGGTTGTTACTGCACTGGTTTTTCGAGATCAGGGTCCGCGGACTGGAAAGCATTCCCGGCAACCCCTTTATCCTGGTGGCGAATCATCAGAGCTATCTCGATGTATTGATTCTTCTCACCATTCTTCCCGTAGAGCTCCTGGAAAACACCTACTTTCTCATGAAGGATAATCCTCGGCGGTCAAAGATCCTGGGTTTCCTGTCGAGGGGACGGAATATCATCATCGTAAATATCGACCGGGATCTGCGGGGTTCTCTCCAGAAGGCAGCCAGGGTTCTGGAGAAGGGGAAGAACCTGGTCATTTTTCCCGAAGGAATACGCACACGCACGGGCGCCATGCAGCCTTTTAAAAAGCTGTTTTCAATTCTCAGCAGGGAATTCAATGCCCCCGTGGTTCCCCTGGCCATTAAGGGAGCGTACGCGCTCATGCCCTATGGAAAGGTGCTTCCGTCACGGGGATGCATCGAGTTTATTTTCAGCGAGGAGATCTATCCCGGGAAGATGAGCTATGACAAACTGACCAGGAAGGTGGAGTCCCATATAGGCGCCATTGTCGAAGCCCTCGAAGGGGAAAAAATCGGGGCAAAAAAATAG